A window from Erythrobacter sp. YJ-T3-07 encodes these proteins:
- a CDS encoding YidH family protein gives MAQDDPPEDPDKSTQWAEFRTDLAEDRNIMAMERTFAGWMRTAFAAIGIGLGFRALFGSWDPSWMPKVIASLFILGGGWLAITAQQRACKTLDRLSTHEFAPIPTPNFRVMAYGVAIGAVVVTIGLWVLVES, from the coding sequence ATGGCGCAGGACGATCCTCCCGAAGATCCGGACAAGAGCACCCAGTGGGCGGAATTCCGCACTGATCTGGCTGAGGACCGCAACATCATGGCGATGGAGCGGACTTTCGCGGGCTGGATGCGCACCGCCTTCGCCGCGATCGGCATCGGGCTGGGGTTTCGCGCGCTGTTCGGCAGCTGGGACCCGTCATGGATGCCCAAGGTCATCGCCAGCCTCTTCATCCTGGGCGGCGGATGGCTCGCGATCACCGCCCAGCAGCGCGCATGCAAGACGCTCGACCGGCTCAGCACGCACGAATTCGCGCCGATCCCGACACCCAATTTCCGTGTGATGGCCTATGGGGTCGCGATCGGCGCGGTGGTGGTAACGATCGGTCTGTGGGTGCTGGTGGAAAGCTGA
- the mutS gene encoding DNA mismatch repair protein MutS has protein sequence MMEQYHALKREAGECLLFYRMGDFFELFFDDAKIAAGVLDIALTSRGESGGEAVPMCGVPVHSADGYLARLIRAGHRVAIAEQVETPDEARARAKAEGKPSSKVLVARKIIRFVTAGTLTEDTLLEPRRANRLAALCDLRGRVGIAACDISTGRMELEECEADGVAAALSRLGAREIVAPEDWADAPYEAIARPPGDFASERGRKRLEELHGVATLDAFGTFSRAMLAAAGGLLAYLDHAGRGSMPFLLPPTVNETGKVMAIDEASRTSLEITATQNGERAGSLLGTVDRCVTSAGARLLAEDLSAPLARRTAIEARLALVRLFHEDPILRGDTREALRAIPDIARALARLVADRGSPRDLGQVRDGLAQARRLNDALTRLPDRPPLLDELLPQLTGHGALVDELSRALVPSPPTERGSGGYIAAGYDAALDALRETSGNARRAIAAMEARYRNETGISALKIKHNGVLGYFIEVPARHGDALMGPDSGFTHRQTMANAVRFNSVHLHEEASRIAEAGGHALAAEEAHFEALVETVVTARERIAQTADALARIDVAAGLAERAAEGDWCAPQIDDAPCLEIVAGRHPVVEAALAKAGERFVPNDCGLAKTDRLWLIGGPNMGGKSTFLRANALIVLLAQAGSYVPATSARIGLVDRLFSRVGASDNLARGRSTFMVEMVETAAILARATERSFVILDEIGRGTSTYDGLALAWAVAEAIHENNRCRCLFATHYHELARLAESCDALSLHHVRAREWQGDLVLLHEVAEGPADRSYGLAVAKLAGVPPEVVDRASAVLAKLEKGREETGGLAAGLGDLPLFSAAIQAEQEECDSLRDTLAALDVDALSPREALDMLYQLKREAGES, from the coding sequence ATGATGGAACAGTACCACGCGCTCAAGCGCGAGGCAGGCGAGTGCCTGCTGTTCTACCGCATGGGCGATTTCTTCGAGCTGTTCTTCGACGATGCGAAGATCGCCGCAGGCGTGCTCGACATCGCGCTGACCAGCCGGGGCGAAAGCGGCGGGGAGGCGGTGCCGATGTGCGGCGTGCCGGTCCATTCCGCCGACGGCTATCTCGCCCGCCTGATCCGCGCCGGGCACCGGGTTGCGATTGCCGAGCAGGTCGAGACGCCCGACGAGGCCCGCGCGCGTGCCAAGGCCGAAGGCAAGCCTTCGTCCAAGGTGCTGGTCGCGCGTAAGATCATCCGCTTCGTGACTGCGGGCACGCTGACGGAGGATACGCTGCTCGAGCCGCGCCGCGCGAATCGGCTGGCGGCATTGTGCGATCTGCGCGGACGCGTGGGAATCGCGGCGTGCGACATCTCGACCGGGCGGATGGAACTGGAGGAATGCGAAGCCGACGGCGTGGCCGCCGCGCTCTCCCGCCTCGGCGCGCGCGAGATCGTTGCGCCGGAGGACTGGGCCGACGCGCCTTACGAGGCCATTGCGCGCCCACCCGGCGACTTCGCGAGCGAGCGCGGGCGCAAGCGGCTGGAAGAGCTGCACGGGGTCGCCACGCTCGACGCGTTCGGCACCTTCTCACGCGCGATGCTCGCCGCGGCGGGCGGCCTGCTCGCCTATCTCGACCATGCCGGGCGCGGGTCCATGCCCTTCCTGTTGCCGCCGACGGTGAATGAAACCGGCAAGGTGATGGCGATCGACGAGGCGAGCCGGACCAGTCTGGAGATTACCGCGACCCAGAATGGCGAGCGTGCGGGCAGCCTGCTGGGCACGGTGGACCGCTGCGTGACCAGCGCGGGCGCGCGCCTGCTTGCCGAAGACCTTTCCGCCCCGCTCGCCCGCCGGACCGCGATCGAGGCGCGGCTGGCGCTGGTCCGGCTGTTTCACGAGGACCCGATCCTGCGCGGCGACACGCGCGAAGCGCTGCGCGCGATCCCCGACATCGCCCGCGCGCTGGCGCGGCTGGTCGCCGACCGGGGCAGCCCGCGCGATCTGGGGCAGGTGCGTGACGGGCTGGCGCAGGCCCGCAGGCTCAACGATGCGCTGACCCGGCTGCCCGATCGCCCGCCGCTGCTCGACGAACTGCTCCCGCAGCTGACCGGCCACGGCGCGCTGGTGGACGAGCTGTCGCGCGCGCTGGTCCCCTCCCCACCGACCGAGCGCGGCAGCGGCGGATATATCGCCGCCGGCTACGACGCCGCGCTCGACGCGCTGCGCGAGACCAGCGGCAATGCGCGCCGCGCGATCGCCGCGATGGAGGCGCGCTATCGAAATGAGACGGGGATCTCCGCGCTCAAGATCAAGCATAATGGCGTGCTGGGCTATTTCATCGAAGTGCCCGCGCGCCACGGCGATGCGCTGATGGGGCCGGACAGCGGCTTCACCCACCGCCAGACGATGGCCAACGCGGTCCGCTTCAACTCGGTCCACCTGCACGAGGAAGCGAGCCGGATCGCCGAGGCGGGCGGGCATGCGCTGGCTGCGGAAGAAGCCCATTTCGAAGCGCTGGTCGAAACCGTGGTCACGGCACGCGAGCGAATCGCGCAGACCGCCGATGCGCTGGCGCGGATCGATGTCGCCGCAGGCCTGGCCGAACGCGCGGCAGAAGGCGACTGGTGCGCGCCGCAGATCGACGATGCGCCCTGCCTCGAGATCGTCGCCGGACGGCATCCGGTGGTCGAGGCAGCGCTGGCCAAGGCGGGCGAGCGGTTCGTGCCCAATGATTGCGGGCTCGCAAAGACGGACCGCCTGTGGCTGATCGGCGGGCCGAACATGGGCGGTAAATCGACCTTCCTGCGTGCCAATGCGCTGATCGTGCTGCTGGCACAGGCCGGCAGCTACGTGCCCGCGACCTCCGCGCGGATCGGGCTGGTCGACCGCCTGTTCAGCCGCGTCGGTGCGAGCGACAATCTCGCCCGCGGACGCTCCACCTTCATGGTTGAAATGGTCGAGACCGCCGCGATCCTCGCCCGCGCGACCGAGCGTAGCTTCGTGATCCTCGACGAGATCGGGCGCGGCACCTCGACCTATGACGGGTTGGCGCTGGCCTGGGCGGTGGCCGAGGCGATCCACGAGAACAATCGCTGCCGCTGCCTGTTCGCGACCCATTACCACGAGCTCGCCCGGCTGGCGGAAAGCTGCGACGCGCTCTCGCTCCATCACGTGCGCGCGCGCGAATGGCAGGGCGATCTGGTGCTGCTGCACGAAGTGGCGGAGGGGCCTGCCGACCGCAGCTATGGCCTCGCGGTGGCAAAGCTGGCCGGCGTGCCGCCAGAGGTGGTCGACCGCGCAAGCGCGGTGCTCGCCAAGCTCGAGAAAGGGCGCGAGGAAACCGGCGGCCTCGCCGCAGGGCTGGGCGACCTGCCGCTGTTCTCCGCCGCGATCCAGGCCGAACAGGAAGAGTGCGACAGCCTGCGCGACACGCTCGCCGCGCTCGATGTCGATGCGCTGTCCCCGCGCGAGGCGCTCGACATGCTCTACCAGTTGAAGCGCGAGGCGGGCGAAAGCTGA
- a CDS encoding aminotransferase class V-fold PLP-dependent enzyme, which translates to MSASPIASQRHRFAIPDGVHYLNCAYMSPLSHAVAEAMVTGAMRKQTPWEYAPADFFESAERLRDRAGKLAGVAPSTIAIVPSASYGLAIAARNVPLAKGQSIVVLADQFPSNIYVWRERAEEVGATLTSAHRDAGSDWTDAVLDAITQDTGVVALPRCHWADGRIVDLVRVATRCRELGAALVLDLTQSLGAMPIDLGAIRPDFAVAANYKWLMGPYGTGLLYCDPRYHGGRPLEHNWINRAGSEDFAGLVDYRDDFQPGARRFDFGEKSNPPLLSGAIAGLDFLLEFGVEAIAETLLDKTRALASEAERLGFASAPPEIRAPHILSLDFPGGVPRELLETLAQRQVFVSARGSSMRITPHLYNDARDSEALIDALASR; encoded by the coding sequence ATGAGCGCCTCGCCCATCGCATCGCAACGTCACCGCTTCGCCATTCCCGATGGCGTGCACTATCTGAACTGCGCCTACATGTCCCCGCTGTCGCATGCGGTGGCAGAGGCGATGGTGACGGGGGCGATGCGCAAACAGACCCCTTGGGAATATGCGCCCGCCGACTTCTTCGAATCCGCAGAACGCCTGCGTGATCGCGCGGGGAAGCTGGCGGGGGTCGCCCCTTCGACCATCGCGATCGTCCCTTCGGCCAGCTACGGTCTGGCGATTGCGGCGCGCAACGTCCCGCTGGCGAAGGGCCAGTCGATCGTCGTGCTGGCCGATCAGTTTCCGTCCAACATCTATGTCTGGCGCGAGCGCGCAGAAGAGGTCGGAGCGACGCTGACGAGCGCGCACCGCGATGCGGGGAGCGACTGGACCGATGCTGTGCTGGACGCGATCACGCAGGACACCGGGGTCGTCGCCCTGCCGCGTTGCCACTGGGCCGATGGCAGGATCGTCGATCTGGTGCGCGTGGCCACCCGATGCCGCGAGTTGGGGGCTGCGCTGGTGCTCGATCTGACCCAGTCGCTCGGCGCGATGCCGATCGATCTCGGTGCGATCCGACCCGATTTCGCGGTGGCGGCAAACTACAAATGGCTGATGGGGCCCTATGGTACGGGGCTGCTCTATTGCGATCCGCGCTATCACGGCGGTCGCCCGCTTGAGCACAACTGGATCAACCGCGCGGGCTCGGAAGATTTTGCGGGGCTGGTCGATTATCGCGACGATTTCCAGCCCGGTGCGCGGCGTTTCGATTTCGGGGAGAAATCCAACCCGCCGCTGCTGTCCGGAGCGATCGCCGGGCTGGATTTCCTGCTCGAATTCGGGGTCGAGGCAATTGCCGAAACCCTGCTGGATAAGACGCGCGCGCTGGCGAGCGAGGCGGAGCGTCTTGGCTTTGCCTCCGCGCCTCCCGAAATCCGCGCACCCCACATCCTGTCGCTCGATTTTCCGGGCGGCGTGCCTCGGGAATTGCTCGAAACCCTGGCGCAGCGACAGGTCTTCGTGTCGGCGCGCGGCAGTTCGATGCGGATCACACCCCACCTCTATAATGACGCGCGCGACAGCGAAGCGCTGATCGATGCGCTGGCATCGCGATAG
- a CDS encoding NADP-dependent malic enzyme, producing the protein MADEKSTGDNGAPNTEPGAAPAAGPNADFETREALLYHESGRPGKIEIIASKPMATQRDLSLAYSPGVAVPVQAIADDPANAAKYTARSNLVAVITNGTAILGMGNLGALAAKPVMEGKSVLFKRFADVDSIDLELDTEDPDKFIEAVALMEPTFGGINLEDIAAPECFIIEQALRERMNIPIMHDDQHGTAIIATAGLINACHLTGRKFKDCKMVVNGAGASALACTALIKAMGIPHENVIVCDRSGPITPGRADVDQWKSAHAVPTEATSLEEALEGADIFLGLSAAGALKPEWVKKMADQPIIFAMANPVPEIMPEDAKAVRPDAIIATGRSDYPNQVNNVLGFPFIFRGALDVRATAINEEMKIAAAEAIAALARERVPEEVAAAYGKSHKFGTDYIIPAPFDPRLMEVVSSAVAEAAMKSGVAQAHIEDLEAYRLALKSRLNPTTSVLTQVYEEAKANPKRVVFAEAEEDVALRAAIQFRDFGYGTPVLVGRTKAVADKMHMLGVSDPGSFEIQNSADSEHVPEMVEFLYKRLQRRGYTERDVRRMVNQDRNVFASLLVALGHGDALISGLTRTYAQTAREIGRVLDPKPGGLSFGIHMMIGKNHTTFLADTTINERPSSEDLAHIACETAAVARRMGHEPRVAFLSYSTFGNPSGKWLENIRNAVHILDEMQPGFEYEGEMAPDAALNEKVMKLYPFSRLSGPANVLIMPGLQSANLSAKLLRELGGDATVGPILVGMEKPVQIVPVTANVPDVLTLAVLAAAGIVE; encoded by the coding sequence ATGGCTGACGAAAAGAGCACCGGCGACAACGGGGCACCCAACACCGAACCCGGGGCTGCGCCCGCCGCCGGGCCCAACGCCGATTTCGAAACGCGCGAGGCGCTGCTCTACCACGAGAGCGGGCGGCCCGGGAAAATCGAGATCATCGCGTCCAAGCCGATGGCGACCCAGCGCGACCTGAGCCTCGCCTACTCGCCCGGCGTCGCCGTGCCCGTACAGGCGATCGCCGATGATCCGGCGAATGCTGCAAAGTACACCGCGCGCTCCAACCTCGTCGCGGTGATTACCAACGGCACCGCGATCCTGGGCATGGGCAATCTCGGCGCGCTTGCGGCCAAGCCGGTGATGGAAGGCAAGTCGGTCCTGTTCAAGCGCTTCGCCGATGTCGATTCGATCGACCTGGAACTCGACACCGAAGACCCGGACAAGTTCATCGAAGCGGTCGCGCTGATGGAGCCAACCTTCGGCGGGATCAATCTGGAAGACATCGCCGCGCCCGAATGCTTCATCATCGAGCAGGCCCTGCGCGAGCGTATGAACATTCCGATCATGCATGACGACCAGCACGGCACCGCGATCATCGCGACGGCTGGGCTGATCAATGCCTGCCACCTGACCGGGCGCAAGTTCAAGGACTGCAAGATGGTGGTCAACGGCGCAGGGGCCTCCGCGCTCGCCTGCACCGCGCTGATCAAGGCGATGGGCATCCCGCACGAGAACGTGATCGTGTGCGACCGTTCGGGCCCGATCACGCCGGGCCGAGCGGATGTCGACCAGTGGAAGAGCGCGCATGCCGTGCCGACCGAGGCGACCAGTCTGGAAGAGGCGCTGGAGGGGGCGGACATCTTCCTCGGCCTGTCGGCCGCCGGTGCGCTCAAGCCCGAGTGGGTAAAGAAGATGGCCGACCAGCCGATCATCTTCGCCATGGCCAACCCGGTGCCCGAGATCATGCCTGAAGACGCCAAAGCCGTGCGCCCCGACGCGATCATCGCCACGGGCCGTTCGGACTACCCGAACCAGGTCAACAACGTGCTCGGCTTCCCGTTCATCTTCCGCGGTGCGCTCGACGTGCGGGCGACCGCGATCAATGAAGAGATGAAGATCGCCGCCGCCGAAGCGATCGCCGCGCTGGCGCGCGAACGTGTGCCGGAGGAAGTCGCGGCCGCCTATGGCAAGAGCCACAAGTTCGGCACCGACTACATCATCCCCGCTCCGTTCGACCCGCGCCTGATGGAAGTCGTGTCGTCCGCAGTCGCCGAAGCGGCGATGAAGTCGGGCGTGGCGCAGGCCCATATCGAGGATCTGGAGGCGTATCGCCTGGCGCTCAAGTCGCGCCTCAACCCCACGACTTCGGTGCTGACGCAGGTGTACGAGGAGGCGAAGGCCAATCCCAAGCGGGTGGTGTTTGCCGAAGCGGAAGAGGACGTCGCGCTGCGCGCTGCGATCCAGTTCCGCGATTTCGGCTACGGCACCCCGGTGCTGGTCGGGCGGACCAAGGCGGTCGCGGACAAGATGCACATGCTCGGCGTCTCCGACCCCGGCAGCTTCGAAATCCAGAACTCGGCGGACAGCGAACACGTGCCCGAAATGGTCGAGTTCCTGTACAAGCGGCTCCAGCGGCGCGGCTATACCGAGCGTGACGTGCGCCGCATGGTCAACCAGGACCGCAACGTCTTCGCCTCGCTGCTGGTCGCGCTGGGGCATGGCGATGCGCTGATCTCGGGCCTGACGCGCACCTATGCGCAGACCGCGCGCGAAATCGGCCGGGTGCTCGACCCCAAGCCGGGCGGGCTGTCCTTCGGCATCCACATGATGATCGGGAAGAACCACACCACCTTCCTCGCCGATACCACGATCAACGAGCGGCCCAGTTCGGAAGATCTGGCGCATATCGCGTGCGAGACCGCAGCGGTCGCCCGGCGCATGGGTCACGAGCCGCGCGTCGCGTTCCTCTCCTATTCCACCTTCGGCAATCCGTCGGGCAAGTGGCTGGAGAACATCCGCAACGCGGTGCACATCCTCGACGAGATGCAGCCCGGCTTCGAATACGAGGGCGAAATGGCTCCCGACGCCGCGCTGAACGAGAAGGTGATGAAGCTCTATCCCTTCAGCCGCCTGTCGGGCCCGGCCAACGTGCTGATCATGCCCGGCCTGCAATCGGCCAACCTTTCGGCCAAGCTGCTGCGCGAGCTGGGCGGCGATGCGACGGTCGGCCCGATCCTGGTGGGCATGGAAAAGCCGGTCCAGATCGTCCCCGTCACCGCCAACGTGCCCGACGTGCTCACACTGGCAGTGCTGGCCGCGGCGGGGATCGTGGAGTGA
- a CDS encoding SDR family NAD(P)-dependent oxidoreductase produces the protein MSDSKKILIIGASRGIGLGLTREFAGRGWHVVASERTPSNGLREAAQSHENAVEIVTVDVTKPDTYQGLASKLGEGSLDAIIVNAGITGAKHQSAEQATDEEIAHVMQTNAYGPARVGKALLPLLKDGGTLAFMSSLMGSISDSSGGYEFYRVSKVGLNMLAKGISEQQAKERDIEVLSLHPGWVQTDMGGPNASITVEESCTGLADVVEKAGGGGYRFVDYKGETIAF, from the coding sequence ATGAGCGACAGCAAGAAAATTCTCATCATCGGCGCATCGCGCGGCATCGGGCTGGGCCTGACCCGCGAATTCGCAGGCCGCGGCTGGCATGTCGTGGCGAGCGAGCGCACGCCGAGCAACGGCCTGCGCGAGGCGGCGCAGAGCCACGAAAACGCCGTCGAAATCGTCACCGTCGATGTGACCAAGCCCGACACCTATCAGGGGCTGGCGAGCAAGCTGGGCGAGGGATCGCTCGACGCGATCATCGTCAATGCCGGGATCACCGGCGCAAAGCACCAGTCCGCCGAACAGGCGACCGACGAAGAGATCGCGCATGTGATGCAGACCAATGCCTATGGCCCCGCGCGGGTCGGCAAGGCGCTGCTCCCGCTGCTGAAAGACGGCGGCACGCTGGCCTTCATGTCCTCGCTGATGGGCTCGATTTCAGACAGCTCGGGCGGGTACGAATTCTACCGCGTCAGCAAGGTGGGGCTCAACATGCTCGCCAAGGGCATTTCGGAGCAACAGGCGAAGGAGCGCGACATCGAAGTCCTCTCGCTCCACCCCGGCTGGGTGCAGACCGATATGGGCGGGCCCAATGCCTCGATCACGGTCGAGGAAAGCTGCACCGGCCTTGCCGACGTGGTCGAGAAAGCGGGTGGCGGCGGCTACCGCTTCGTCGACTACAAGGGCGAAACGATAGCCTTCTGA